A window from Methylococcus mesophilus encodes these proteins:
- a CDS encoding Tc toxin subunit A-related protein, which produces MLAGVEAQTLPELRDALLDVIGQRQTPPEAADATAERLSRELSIDFRAHSNTQTTRVDQAIETLQGALFGVRTGRLAAAGDGVWSLNEASFDAEWPWMGSYRTWLAAIQVFAYPENQLFPNLYVHDGHFLKPTAAFMGAEGLIAKLRKAAKLTPELARTFAADYMASLRTEVAEARAKLPADFVLTDKQMSEEESEQRRALIASLFKDYSNPPTATTDPAAIPQYLHEIFWLVPMALAMRLQDEREYLVALDWYQTVYAFDSPIAKRKRYPGLTMEAGIPTSYSRTPVWLTEELNPHIVALTSLEGQLLVGRKHVYTRFTVMSIVRCFLAYADMEFSRNFAESVTKARALYETAIDLLGIPELEPETGDEIPFPANPVWTSLLLHARANLAKIQHGLNIAGMRATLPSSDQTATFLPSQYRYAFLLERAKNLVGVAQQVEATFLAVLEKRDSENYTLNEARHGVQVAGTSINLADLKVADAGILEREAELQKEKAEAQFSNYSELINDGLNKWETATLAAMRAAVAGRLASLLFSYTPTNLIEFGNTAGKAADLASATAQLTQLQASFERRKEEWRLQQNLAGKDMQISRQQILHARNQQQVANEERQLAGLQQRHAEAVLDFLSNKFTSAELFDWMSGVLGGVYAYFLQQATALAQLAEAQLAFERQEPAPGIVRADYWTDRVDINTTAQPDRRGLTGSAQLMADVFRLDQYAFDTDRRKLHLTQTLSLAQIGAQELHRFRETGLLTFATPETLFDREFPGHYLRLLKRVKVSLIALVPPTRGVRASLSASGLSRTVVAGDDFKTVTLSHPPETIAFTSPLNATGLFELEQENGMLLPFEGMGLDTVWRLELPKPANPFDYRTIADVLLTLEYTALHSYDYRQKVVRELDRSASVDCTFSLRDQFPDAWYDLNNPDQVDAERRMRVEMTVRRERFPVHLDNLSTAEISLFCVRDDSYLQELHIVSLEHAIAGADTVTGGEVVTRGGIVGTRRPGGAPWQALIGRHPAGEWRLQLEDTEPLRKALREGLIQDLVLVLTIDGVTPAWPA; this is translated from the coding sequence GTGCTGGCGGGGGTCGAGGCTCAAACCTTGCCGGAATTGCGCGACGCCTTGCTCGATGTGATCGGCCAACGGCAAACCCCGCCCGAAGCGGCGGACGCGACCGCCGAACGGCTGAGCCGGGAGTTGTCGATCGACTTCCGGGCTCATTCAAACACCCAGACGACTCGCGTGGATCAGGCCATCGAAACCCTGCAGGGTGCCTTGTTTGGGGTGCGTACCGGTCGCTTGGCAGCGGCGGGCGACGGAGTCTGGAGCCTGAACGAAGCCAGTTTCGATGCGGAATGGCCGTGGATGGGCAGCTACCGGACCTGGCTGGCGGCAATCCAGGTATTCGCCTATCCGGAAAACCAGTTGTTTCCCAATCTCTATGTCCACGACGGACATTTCTTGAAACCTACCGCGGCCTTCATGGGCGCCGAAGGCCTGATCGCGAAACTGCGCAAAGCGGCGAAACTCACACCGGAATTGGCGAGAACCTTCGCCGCGGACTACATGGCCAGTCTGCGGACCGAAGTTGCCGAAGCGCGCGCCAAGCTGCCTGCGGACTTTGTCCTCACCGATAAACAAATGTCGGAGGAGGAATCGGAACAGCGCAGGGCATTGATCGCCAGCTTGTTCAAGGACTATTCCAATCCCCCTACGGCGACTACCGACCCCGCCGCGATTCCGCAGTACCTGCACGAGATCTTCTGGCTGGTACCGATGGCACTGGCGATGAGACTGCAGGATGAGCGCGAATATCTCGTGGCATTGGATTGGTATCAAACCGTTTATGCCTTCGATTCGCCGATCGCCAAACGCAAGCGCTACCCCGGCCTGACGATGGAAGCCGGGATTCCGACGTCCTACAGCCGGACTCCGGTATGGCTGACCGAGGAACTCAATCCGCACATCGTCGCCCTTACTTCGCTGGAGGGCCAGTTGCTGGTCGGCCGCAAGCATGTGTATACGCGGTTTACGGTGATGTCCATCGTGCGCTGCTTTCTCGCCTACGCGGATATGGAGTTTTCCAGAAACTTCGCCGAGTCGGTGACCAAGGCGCGCGCACTCTACGAGACGGCCATCGACTTGCTCGGCATCCCCGAACTGGAGCCGGAGACCGGGGACGAAATTCCGTTTCCGGCCAACCCGGTTTGGACGTCTTTACTCCTGCATGCGCGAGCGAATCTGGCGAAGATCCAGCACGGTCTGAACATTGCCGGCATGCGCGCCACGCTGCCATCGTCCGATCAAACGGCCACATTCCTTCCCAGCCAGTACCGCTACGCCTTCTTGCTCGAGCGCGCCAAGAATCTGGTGGGCGTTGCGCAACAGGTGGAAGCGACATTTCTGGCGGTGCTGGAGAAGCGCGATTCCGAAAACTACACACTGAATGAAGCCAGGCACGGCGTTCAGGTCGCCGGGACTTCCATCAATCTTGCCGATCTGAAAGTAGCCGACGCAGGTATCCTCGAGCGCGAAGCCGAATTACAGAAGGAGAAGGCGGAGGCACAATTCTCCAATTACTCTGAACTCATCAACGATGGCTTGAACAAATGGGAAACGGCGACGCTCGCCGCGATGAGGGCCGCGGTAGCCGGCAGACTTGCGAGCCTGTTATTCAGCTATACCCCGACCAATCTGATTGAATTCGGAAACACGGCCGGCAAAGCGGCCGATCTGGCCTCGGCTACCGCCCAACTCACGCAATTGCAGGCCAGCTTCGAGCGCCGTAAGGAAGAATGGCGACTGCAGCAGAATCTCGCCGGCAAAGATATGCAGATCAGCCGGCAACAGATCCTGCATGCCCGTAATCAACAACAAGTCGCAAACGAGGAACGCCAGCTCGCCGGCCTGCAACAGCGCCATGCGGAAGCGGTGCTGGACTTCCTGTCCAATAAGTTCACCAGCGCCGAGTTGTTCGATTGGATGAGTGGAGTGCTGGGCGGCGTGTACGCCTACTTCCTGCAACAAGCCACGGCCCTGGCGCAATTGGCCGAGGCACAACTGGCGTTCGAACGCCAGGAACCGGCGCCCGGTATTGTGCGCGCCGATTACTGGACTGACAGGGTGGACATCAACACCACCGCCCAACCCGACCGCCGGGGGTTGACCGGATCGGCCCAGCTGATGGCCGACGTTTTCCGGCTGGATCAGTACGCCTTCGACACCGACAGACGCAAGCTGCACCTGACCCAAACCCTTTCCCTGGCCCAGATCGGCGCCCAGGAATTGCACCGGTTCCGCGAAACCGGGCTATTGACCTTTGCGACGCCGGAAACGCTGTTCGACCGCGAATTTCCCGGTCACTACCTGCGCCTCCTCAAACGGGTCAAGGTGTCGCTGATCGCCCTGGTGCCGCCGACGCGCGGCGTGCGGGCCAGCCTGTCCGCCTCCGGGCTGTCCCGTACCGTGGTGGCCGGCGACGATTTCAAGACGGTCACTTTAAGCCACCCGCCGGAAACCATCGCTTTTACCTCGCCGCTCAACGCCACCGGCCTGTTCGAGCTCGAGCAGGAAAACGGCATGCTGCTGCCATTCGAAGGCATGGGCCTGGATACGGTCTGGCGCCTGGAGCTGCCCAAACCGGCAAATCCGTTCGACTACCGTACGATCGCCGACGTTTTGCTCACCCTGGAGTACACGGCACTGCACAGTTACGATTATCGGCAAAAAGTGGTCCGGGAGCTGGATAGATCTGCATCGGTGGATTGTACCTTCAGCCTGCGCGACCAGTTCCCCGATGCCTGGTACGATCTCAACAACCCCGATCAGGTCGACGCCGAGCGGCGCATGCGCGTCGAAATGACCGTCCGGCGAGAGCGGTTTCCCGTCCATCTCGACAATCTGAGTACCGCGGAAATAAGCCTGTTCTGCGTCCGCGACGACAGTTATTTGCAGGAGTTGCATATCGTCTCCCTGGAACACGCGATCGCGGGAGCCGATACCGTCACCGGCGGCGAGGTCGTCACCCGCGGCGGCATCGTCGGCACCCGCCGCCCCGGCGGCGCGCCCTGGCAAGCCCTAATCGGCCGCCATCCCGCCGGGGAATGGAGACTGCAACTGGAAGACACGGAACCGCTGCGCAAGGCTTTGAGAGAGGGATTGATTCAGGATTTGGTTCTGGTGCTGACGATCGATGGAGTCACCCCGGCGTGGCCCGCGTAG
- a CDS encoding EthD family reductase: MIKFSVLYPNSKDSRFDVSYYTEVHMPMSIRLLSAHPGFIGVSVERGLGGLFPGAEPAYIAMCHFLFNSAEDFMAAFMPNAAQLRGDMQNYTDIDPVVQFSEVLISR; encoded by the coding sequence ATGATAAAATTCAGCGTTCTCTACCCGAATAGCAAAGATTCTCGCTTCGACGTCTCGTACTACACGGAAGTCCACATGCCCATGTCCATCAGACTCCTGAGCGCCCATCCTGGCTTCATAGGGGTATCGGTCGAACGTGGCCTTGGCGGCTTATTTCCCGGAGCTGAGCCGGCTTATATCGCCATGTGCCATTTCCTCTTTAATTCAGCGGAAGACTTCATGGCTGCATTCATGCCAAATGCCGCTCAGCTCCGAGGCGATATGCAGAATTACACGGACATCGACCCCGTCGTACAATTCAGCGAAGTGCTCATTTCTCGATAG
- a CDS encoding helix-turn-helix transcriptional regulator, whose amino-acid sequence MTGKGVVFSSADLPEKDRFHVWRETFLLKMVGLDASRTDPRPFFARMQLLDLGDIKLVRSTGTSAKYHRTLKLVAEDGRDDFTFNINIAGRWEHAESRRRVVLDRPGATLLYTGVVAEGAVSSASLGEYAEFASVCIPRSVLLKRLPRADRLLMAPVGDRKALSLLEALLKSIEIRDFSDTPDLRRLVGEHILDLVIFMLGQVQDAEREGAAGGVRAARRAALTHYIEKNYRCQSLSVDDVANTLKISRRYFFDLMDETGESFTEILNRLRLDRARQLLADPNYQHLGIADIALDSGFGDISYFYRQFRRRFGETPGAFRTLGTSLVDSGK is encoded by the coding sequence ATGACAGGAAAAGGTGTGGTGTTCTCCAGTGCCGATTTACCCGAAAAGGATCGCTTCCATGTCTGGCGCGAAACGTTTCTATTAAAAATGGTTGGCTTGGACGCATCCCGTACAGATCCGCGCCCCTTTTTTGCCAGGATGCAGCTTCTCGACCTCGGGGATATAAAATTGGTCCGAAGTACAGGGACGTCGGCAAAGTATCATAGGACGCTTAAGCTTGTCGCTGAGGATGGGCGTGATGACTTCACATTCAATATAAATATAGCCGGCCGGTGGGAGCACGCGGAATCCCGGCGGAGAGTGGTTTTGGACCGTCCTGGGGCCACTTTGCTCTATACGGGCGTGGTAGCGGAAGGAGCTGTCTCCTCTGCGTCGCTTGGAGAGTATGCTGAGTTTGCGAGTGTGTGCATTCCCAGGTCGGTACTGCTGAAACGGCTGCCCCGCGCCGACCGTTTGCTGATGGCTCCGGTAGGTGATCGGAAAGCCCTGAGTTTACTGGAAGCTCTTCTCAAATCCATTGAAATTCGGGACTTTAGTGATACTCCAGATCTGAGGCGCCTTGTCGGCGAGCATATCTTGGATCTCGTGATCTTCATGTTGGGTCAGGTCCAAGATGCCGAAAGGGAAGGGGCAGCGGGAGGGGTGCGCGCAGCACGCCGGGCTGCATTGACCCATTATATTGAAAAAAATTACAGGTGTCAGAGTCTGTCGGTCGATGATGTTGCAAATACACTCAAAATATCAAGAAGATATTTTTTCGATCTGATGGATGAAACTGGCGAAAGTTTCACGGAGATACTCAACCGCCTACGGTTGGATCGGGCTCGGCAATTGTTGGCCGATCCTAATTATCAGCACCTGGGCATAGCGGACATAGCTCTCGATTCAGGATTTGGCGATATTTCCTATTTTTACCGCCAATTCCGTCGCCGCTTCGGCGAGACACCTGGGGCTTTCCGCACGCTCGGCACCTCTTTGGTCGATTCCGGGAAATAA
- a CDS encoding TetR/AcrR family transcriptional regulator has translation MTRNLKEQILKTASELFYSQGIKATGVDAIVKAAGTTKMTLYKYYPSKEDLVIAYLRRRDVDFTQWFVAQIDDRAAHPRDKLVAIFDVIGEWMQKPEFRGCAFINASAEFPLEDNPVHRVSAEFYDKFRGYIAELARSADAAHPDALAQQLALLFAGAIVSEQMKQNSDAIVTARAAAEILIDLALRGHPELSR, from the coding sequence ATGACCCGCAACCTGAAAGAACAAATTCTCAAAACAGCTTCTGAGCTGTTCTATAGCCAGGGCATCAAGGCCACGGGGGTAGACGCCATCGTCAAGGCGGCGGGAACGACAAAAATGACCCTCTACAAATACTATCCGTCAAAGGAAGATTTGGTGATTGCGTACCTGCGTAGGCGCGATGTGGACTTCACCCAGTGGTTCGTTGCTCAAATTGATGACAGGGCTGCGCATCCTAGAGACAAGTTGGTGGCGATCTTTGATGTCATTGGGGAATGGATGCAAAAACCGGAATTCAGGGGCTGCGCATTCATTAATGCTTCGGCGGAATTTCCGCTCGAAGACAATCCGGTCCATCGGGTTTCCGCCGAGTTCTACGATAAGTTCAGGGGATACATTGCGGAACTTGCGCGCTCCGCCGATGCGGCACACCCTGACGCTTTAGCGCAACAATTGGCGCTGCTCTTCGCAGGTGCGATCGTATCGGAGCAAATGAAGCAGAACTCGGACGCCATCGTGACGGCTCGTGCCGCAGCAGAAATATTGATCGACTTGGCGCTTCGAGGTCACCCGGAACTATCAAGGTAA
- a CDS encoding AraC family transcriptional regulator translates to MVGEWGIFSSADLPEEDRCHVWRETYSLEVVGLDVSSIDPRPFFARVQFLDMGNLKLARTTGTSGKYHRTPKLAAKDGRDDFTLNLNISGRWEHATSRQRVVLDGRGATLLNTGVAAEGVTSSASLGEYVDLASLCIPRQVLLKRLPRADRLLMSPIADRKTLSLLEAYLKSIESLSLGDDADLRHLVTEQILDLVIFMLGKEKCVEGRTGGVRAARLAALTHYLERHYRRQSLSVDDVATALNISRRYFFELMDETGESFTEVLNRLRLDRARQSLADPNYRHLGIADIALDSGFGDISYFYRQFRRRFGETPGALRAQISP, encoded by the coding sequence ATGGTTGGTGAATGGGGGATTTTCTCGAGTGCCGACTTGCCGGAAGAGGATCGTTGCCATGTCTGGCGCGAAACGTATTCTTTGGAAGTAGTCGGCTTGGACGTATCGTCCATAGATCCGCGCCCTTTTTTTGCTAGGGTGCAGTTTCTCGATATGGGGAACTTAAAATTAGCCAGGACTACAGGAACTTCCGGCAAGTATCATCGGACGCCCAAGCTCGCCGCCAAGGATGGGCGTGATGACTTCACACTCAATCTAAATATATCCGGCCGATGGGAGCACGCGACGTCCCGGCAGAGAGTCGTGTTGGATGGTCGGGGGGCAACTTTGCTCAACACGGGCGTGGCGGCGGAAGGAGTCACCTCCTCTGCATCACTCGGAGAGTATGTTGATTTAGCGAGTTTGTGCATTCCCAGACAGGTACTGCTGAAACGGCTACCCCGTGCGGACCGTTTGCTGATGAGTCCGATAGCTGATCGGAAGACGCTGAGCTTGCTGGAAGCCTATCTCAAATCGATCGAGAGCCTGAGTCTTGGCGATGACGCCGACCTGAGACACCTTGTCACCGAACAGATATTGGATCTGGTTATATTTATGCTGGGAAAGGAGAAGTGCGTCGAAGGGCGGACGGGAGGGGTGCGTGCAGCACGCTTAGCCGCATTGACCCATTATCTGGAAAGGCATTATAGGCGTCAGAGCTTGTCGGTCGATGACGTCGCAACCGCTCTTAATATCTCAAGAAGATATTTTTTTGAGCTGATGGATGAAACCGGTGAAAGTTTCACGGAGGTGCTCAACCGCTTGCGGCTGGATCGGGCTCGGCAATCGTTGGCCGATCCTAATTATCGGCACCTGGGCATAGCGGACATTGCTCTTGATTCAGGATTTGGCGATATTTCCTATTTTTACCGCCAATTCCGTCGCCGCTTCGGCGAGACTCCAGGCGCGCTCCGTGCGCAAATTTCTCCTTAA
- a CDS encoding helix-turn-helix domain-containing protein, with amino-acid sequence MNEKGKLVISSADLPEKERLDIWRESFSVKMVGAEIFHADPRPFFVQASFRFLGSVKLAWSTSTGARYRRTSKLVAADGNDDIGLPICFAGSWEVVQSRGRQILNRGNATLFNLGAAAEGGLASDSSQEHQQLLSVCLPREKLLRRVPRAERFLLRPLVGQEALRLLLDYLKMIEEKNLGQDPNLNQLIGEHILDIVGFLLGSQNKAEPNAGGMHAARRVALVRYLEENFREPNLSVDAIAASMKISRRYLYYLLDETGEGVTQMLNRLRLERARQLLADPRHGHLGIADIAFDSGFSDLSYFYRQFRSRFGETPGAFRRGAKILPCDHRGIPGPGQ; translated from the coding sequence ATGAACGAGAAAGGGAAATTGGTGATATCAAGCGCCGATTTGCCTGAAAAGGAGCGCTTGGATATATGGCGGGAGTCGTTTTCGGTAAAGATGGTTGGTGCAGAAATTTTCCACGCCGATCCGCGACCCTTCTTCGTCCAGGCCAGTTTCCGCTTTCTCGGATCCGTGAAACTGGCCTGGAGCACCAGTACCGGTGCTCGCTACCGTCGGACCTCCAAACTCGTTGCCGCGGATGGAAACGACGATATCGGATTGCCCATTTGCTTTGCAGGATCCTGGGAAGTCGTGCAAAGCAGGGGGCGCCAGATTCTGAATCGGGGAAACGCAACGCTGTTCAATCTTGGCGCCGCTGCCGAGGGCGGCTTGGCATCTGATTCTTCGCAGGAACATCAACAGTTGTTGAGCGTGTGTCTTCCGAGAGAGAAATTGCTGAGAAGGGTACCTCGAGCCGAGAGGTTTCTGCTGAGGCCATTGGTCGGCCAGGAGGCGCTCCGGCTGCTACTGGATTACCTCAAGATGATAGAAGAAAAAAATCTTGGGCAAGATCCGAATCTGAACCAGCTCATCGGCGAGCATATTCTGGATATCGTTGGCTTCCTGCTCGGCTCTCAAAACAAGGCGGAGCCGAATGCAGGCGGTATGCACGCCGCTCGGCGGGTGGCGTTGGTGCGCTATCTGGAGGAGAACTTCAGGGAGCCAAATCTATCGGTTGACGCGATTGCAGCGTCCATGAAGATATCCAGGCGGTATCTGTATTACCTCCTGGACGAGACGGGAGAGGGCGTGACTCAGATGCTCAACCGATTGCGGTTGGAGCGCGCCCGGCAACTGCTCGCCGATCCGAGGCACGGGCACCTCGGTATCGCGGACATCGCTTTCGACTCGGGCTTCAGTGATCTCTCCTATTTTTACCGGCAATTCCGTAGCCGCTTCGGCGAGACACCTGGGGCCTTCCGGAGGGGGGCAAAAATCTTACCGTGTGATCATAGGGGAATCCCTGGTCCAGGACAGTAA
- a CDS encoding AraC family transcriptional regulator has translation MFSLKMVGLDASHTDPRPFFVKAKFLDLGCVKVARSTGTSGKYFRTPKLVAADGYDDFAFNINVAGRWELTQSRRRVVMDGPGATLVNTGAVAEGALVSSSLREHVEFVSLCIPRQVLLKRLPQVDRLVLTPIGHQETLRSLEAYLNLIESQGIGDDPALGVLVGEHILDLVTCLLGQGQDAQGETRKGGLRAARLAELTSFLEKNYRCPGLSVDDVASALNISRRYLFDLMDETDESFTQMLNRFRLERARQLLTDPNYGHLGIADIALDSGFSDLSYFYRQFRRRFGETPGAFRVRGSSSSGFGEMPSIQNEKNLLVARR, from the coding sequence ATGTTTTCATTGAAAATGGTCGGCCTGGATGCGTCCCATACGGATCCGCGCCCGTTTTTTGTCAAGGCGAAATTCCTCGACTTGGGTTGCGTGAAGGTGGCTAGAAGTACTGGGACATCGGGAAAATATTTCCGGACGCCCAAGCTCGTTGCCGCCGATGGGTATGATGACTTTGCATTCAATATCAACGTGGCGGGTCGCTGGGAGCTTACCCAATCCCGACGCAGAGTCGTCATGGACGGTCCCGGCGCCACATTGGTCAATACCGGGGCCGTGGCCGAAGGCGCACTCGTATCTTCCTCGTTGCGGGAACACGTCGAGTTCGTGAGTTTATGCATTCCTCGACAGGTTTTGCTGAAAAGGCTACCGCAGGTCGACCGTTTGGTGTTGACGCCGATCGGCCATCAGGAGACCTTGAGATCCCTGGAGGCTTATCTCAATTTGATAGAGAGCCAGGGCATCGGCGACGATCCTGCTCTGGGCGTTCTTGTCGGCGAGCACATTCTGGATCTTGTGACCTGCCTGCTCGGCCAAGGCCAGGATGCACAGGGTGAGACGCGGAAAGGAGGGCTGCGCGCTGCGCGCTTGGCTGAATTAACCAGTTTTCTTGAGAAAAATTACAGGTGTCCCGGCCTGTCGGTCGATGATGTGGCGAGCGCGCTGAATATTTCGAGAAGATATTTATTCGACCTGATGGATGAAACGGACGAGAGTTTCACCCAGATGCTCAACCGCTTTCGGCTGGAACGGGCTCGGCAACTATTGACGGATCCGAATTACGGGCACCTCGGCATCGCTGACATCGCTCTTGATTCGGGATTCAGTGACCTTTCCTATTTTTACCGGCAATTCCGTCGCCGCTTCGGCGAAACGCCGGGGGCTTTCCGGGTTCGGGGTAGTTCCTCGAGTGGTTTCGGAGAAATGCCCTCCATACAGAATGAGAAGAACTTGCTGGTGGCCAGGCGGTGA
- a CDS encoding transposase: MSRRELPESQTAKPKDKYRVTNCPDYDRPLFRRGDVTVWLEEDFLRHHWQGKATGNRGTPLKYADTALGKCQVPRQATI; encoded by the coding sequence GTGTCGAGGCGGGAGTTACCGGAGAGCCAAACGGCTAAACCCAAAGATAAATATCGGGTGACGAACTGCCCGGACTACGACCGGCCACTATTTCGGCGCGGCGATGTTACGGTTTGGTTGGAGGAAGACTTCTTGCGTCATCACTGGCAGGGGAAAGCTACCGGCAACCGGGGGACGCCGTTGAAATATGCGGATACAGCGCTCGGAAAATGCCAGGTACCGCGTCAAGCAACTATTTGA
- a CDS encoding helix-turn-helix domain-containing protein, with amino-acid sequence MSEIESEAMGSETPSYSSIDYPEKERFDIWREMFGRKIGGFDMEHSDSRPFFNQTRFFSFGVVGMSRHATTAIRFRRTREIIAGEDQDFFGVAICVAGTWEVMQGQRRMILEGRTAGLIDSRKVLEGGLGPDTAEGHQSLLSLRVPREELAKRVPKVERLVMSPFRSQEGLNLLRDYLGMLEREFINQYPNLGELVGDQILDIVALLCNDREAREPSAGGVRAARRAAVIRYLENHFTEPGLTATQIAAELKISRRYLYDLLDTEGESVTQILNRLRLARAGRLLADPRYRHFDIATIAYQSGFSDLSYFYRQFRQRFQETPGAFRVRCVSQGDTENQLSDSERKDISFF; translated from the coding sequence ATGAGCGAAATAGAAAGTGAAGCTATGGGTTCAGAAACCCCCTCCTATTCCAGTATAGATTATCCTGAAAAAGAACGGTTCGATATATGGCGTGAGATGTTTGGTAGAAAAATTGGCGGATTCGATATGGAGCACTCCGATTCGCGCCCTTTTTTCAATCAAACACGGTTTTTCTCCTTCGGGGTTGTAGGCATGTCTCGTCATGCCACTACCGCAATACGTTTTCGCCGAACTCGAGAAATCATTGCCGGCGAAGATCAAGACTTCTTCGGCGTGGCGATATGCGTAGCCGGAACCTGGGAGGTGATGCAAGGACAGCGCCGAATGATACTGGAAGGCCGCACGGCGGGGCTCATTGATTCGAGAAAGGTTCTGGAAGGAGGGCTAGGACCAGATACGGCCGAGGGTCATCAGAGTTTATTGAGCTTGCGTGTCCCTAGAGAGGAATTGGCCAAGCGCGTGCCGAAAGTCGAACGCCTGGTGATGTCTCCTTTTCGCAGTCAAGAAGGGCTCAACCTGTTACGGGATTATCTCGGCATGCTGGAGCGGGAATTCATAAATCAGTATCCAAATCTGGGGGAGCTGGTTGGCGACCAAATTCTCGACATCGTGGCTTTGCTTTGTAATGACAGAGAGGCCAGGGAGCCCAGTGCTGGAGGTGTTCGGGCTGCCCGGAGGGCGGCTGTCATCCGCTATCTGGAGAACCACTTCACGGAGCCCGGCCTTACAGCAACACAGATAGCGGCCGAACTGAAAATCTCGCGGAGATATTTGTATGATCTGCTGGATACAGAAGGAGAAAGTGTTACTCAGATACTAAACCGTTTACGGCTTGCTAGGGCAGGCCGGCTGTTAGCTGACCCGAGATATCGTCATTTCGACATTGCGACTATCGCGTACCAATCTGGATTTAGCGATCTTTCATACTTCTATCGCCAGTTCCGCCAGCGATTCCAGGAAACGCCGGGAGCTTTTCGCGTTCGATGCGTGTCCCAAGGCGATACGGAAAACCAACTATCCGATTCGGAAAGGAAGGACATCTCCTTTTTTTAG
- a CDS encoding addiction module protein — protein MTLTLEQLAEEALDLPSEGRALLADRLVESLDPAKDGYVRRLWTAEVRRRLDEVRADRVRTITGDEALERAQ, from the coding sequence ATGACTTTGACCCTTGAACAACTTGCCGAGGAGGCGCTGGATCTGCCAAGCGAAGGGCGGGCTTTGCTGGCGGATCGTCTCGTCGAGAGCCTGGACCCTGCCAAGGACGGCTACGTTCGTCGGCTTTGGACGGCGGAAGTACGTCGACGCCTGGATGAGGTACGGGCAGACCGCGTCCGGACAATCACCGGCGACGAAGCGCTAGAACGGGCGCAGTGA
- a CDS encoding VOC family protein, with the protein MTNKCQQHGAFSWCELLTSDAEAAKRFYGALFGWQMEEVNLTGMSYTVLKAGEKPIGGIMTIPPQAEGTAPQWGAYVTVEDVDATAKKAEELGAQICMPPTDIPSVGRFCVFRDLQGASIAAISYNFTSTCG; encoded by the coding sequence ATGACCAACAAATGTCAGCAACACGGCGCGTTCAGCTGGTGCGAACTGCTCACCTCCGACGCCGAAGCCGCGAAGCGGTTTTACGGCGCCCTGTTTGGATGGCAAATGGAAGAAGTCAACCTCACGGGCATGTCTTATACCGTTCTCAAAGCAGGCGAAAAACCTATTGGCGGCATCATGACGATACCGCCCCAAGCGGAAGGCACGGCCCCGCAATGGGGTGCCTATGTCACCGTAGAGGACGTGGATGCCACTGCGAAAAAAGCCGAGGAACTCGGTGCCCAAATCTGCATGCCGCCGACCGACATCCCCTCTGTCGGACGGTTCTGCGTCTTTCGAGATCTCCAAGGCGCAAGCATCGCAGCCATCAGCTACAACTTCACCAGCACCTGCGGTTAG